A genomic window from Glaciihabitans sp. INWT7 includes:
- a CDS encoding APC family permease codes for MAGVLRRSPVSGLARRSIGFVDVLAQSVSAVAPSAAAITIPSIVAAVAGNGTLWAVVGALLLSLLVATTVNQFTRRMSATGSLYTFVSKGLGTGAGFVTGIAMFVGYAFVAMFSLTGCGLFLATLLGSFLPGIQDSTLLVSVSIVALAAVCFLVLARGIRLSTRVMLIVESASVAFILVLTIAMIARQGGGIHWSVLSLSGTTPGEFATGTVLALMAFVGFESASTLGAEARKPFATIPRAIVWTVVASGALYLLSTYSQLVGFSALGRSLTSSTAPVNSLADAYGLPWMGVLLDASIATSFFACAIASTTALVRVIFSMARERLVSPALGRTHPTLKTPIVAVAVAVPVLAIVPVVTIALGGGVWEAMGVLLVASAAGYITSYVFVCAAAFVFLRRIGELGFWVGLRAIVAALLLGVGLVVYLIDRSASASSAGVWIFLAIISLGTIVYRVMRMRRPWLGSTIGVYDETILQDLLGGLPADPVPPGDPIGRR; via the coding sequence GTGGCTGGCGTCCTGCGCCGCTCTCCCGTCTCCGGGCTCGCGCGCCGCAGCATCGGCTTCGTCGACGTGCTCGCCCAGTCGGTGTCGGCCGTTGCGCCCTCGGCCGCTGCCATCACGATCCCCTCGATCGTGGCCGCCGTCGCGGGCAACGGCACACTCTGGGCGGTCGTCGGGGCCCTGCTGCTCTCGCTGCTGGTCGCGACGACGGTCAACCAGTTCACACGACGGATGTCCGCAACGGGTTCGCTCTACACCTTCGTCTCGAAGGGGCTCGGTACCGGTGCGGGCTTCGTCACAGGAATCGCGATGTTCGTCGGTTACGCCTTCGTCGCCATGTTCTCTCTCACCGGCTGCGGGCTCTTCCTCGCGACTCTGCTCGGCAGCTTCCTTCCCGGCATCCAAGACTCGACACTCCTCGTGAGTGTGTCGATCGTGGCGCTCGCCGCGGTCTGCTTCCTGGTGCTGGCCCGGGGCATCCGTCTGTCCACCCGGGTCATGCTCATAGTGGAGTCGGCTTCCGTCGCATTCATCCTGGTACTGACGATCGCGATGATCGCGCGCCAGGGCGGCGGCATCCACTGGTCGGTGCTGAGCCTGTCCGGAACCACACCGGGCGAGTTCGCCACCGGCACGGTTCTCGCTCTCATGGCCTTCGTCGGCTTCGAGAGCGCATCGACACTGGGTGCCGAAGCGCGAAAGCCCTTCGCCACGATTCCGCGCGCGATCGTCTGGACGGTCGTCGCCTCCGGTGCCCTCTACCTCCTGTCGACCTACAGCCAGCTCGTGGGTTTCTCGGCCCTGGGCAGATCGCTGACCAGCAGCACTGCGCCGGTGAACTCCCTCGCCGACGCCTACGGACTCCCGTGGATGGGGGTGCTGCTCGATGCGAGCATCGCGACCTCGTTCTTCGCCTGCGCTATCGCCTCCACGACCGCCCTGGTGCGGGTGATCTTCTCCATGGCTCGGGAGCGTCTCGTGTCGCCCGCGCTCGGCCGCACGCATCCCACGCTGAAGACCCCGATCGTTGCGGTCGCCGTCGCGGTGCCCGTGCTCGCCATCGTGCCGGTGGTGACGATCGCCCTCGGAGGAGGTGTCTGGGAGGCGATGGGAGTGCTTCTGGTCGCCTCGGCTGCGGGCTACATCACCTCTTATGTGTTCGTGTGCGCTGCGGCATTCGTCTTTCTCCGCCGCATCGGCGAGCTCGGATTCTGGGTCGGGCTGCGGGCGATCGTCGCCGCGCTACTGCTCGGCGTGGGCCTCGTGGTCTACCTGATCGACCGCAGCGCAAGTGCGAGCTCGGCCGGCGTGTGGATCTTTCTCGCGATCATCTCCCTCGGCACGATCGTCTACCGGGTGATGCGGATGCGCCGGCCGTGGCTCGGCTCGACAATCGGGGTCTACGACGAGACCATCTTGCAGGACCTGCTCGGCGGACTTCCCGCCGATCCCGTGCCACCGGGCGACCCCATCGGCCGCCGATGA
- a CDS encoding APC family permease — protein sequence MTTTREPTDIANPPAKAALSGSLGVGSIVFMVVAAAAPLTVIGGSAPLGFLLGNGVGFPALFAVCAVILVLFAVGLVAMTKRIPKPGGFFTFVGHGLGKPAGLSAAYLALLTYTTIQIAVHGYVGYLIGASIAALGGPDIPWWIYSLAIILIVGALGYRHIDLSSKVLGVLLVCEVGIVLALVIAVVASGGQEGLSVAPFLPSAVLSGSPGIGLMFAFAAFIGFESTVIFRDEAKTPDRTIPRATYIAVIGVGVFYTLASWALVMAWGPSNVVAEAAKNPGTMVITTTLRYLGPVGEIILNTLLITSMFACVLSFHNVISRYQHSMSNAGLLPSRVGDVHPRHLSPHVSSLIQTITAFVLIAVFAVLGLDPILQVFTWFSGVATLAIALLMALTSIAVIVYFRTTKTDTRLWNTLVAPALGFVGLVGSAVVIGVNFPFLVGDVNAKGAPVFGAVSAILLGLIVVFPLAGLVQAAVLKRRNAAAYETITDVIAG from the coding sequence ATGACAACAACACGTGAACCAACCGACATCGCGAACCCTCCCGCCAAAGCCGCGCTCTCCGGCTCGCTCGGCGTCGGCTCGATCGTCTTCATGGTGGTCGCGGCCGCCGCCCCCCTCACCGTGATCGGGGGCTCGGCACCGCTCGGCTTCCTGCTCGGCAACGGTGTGGGCTTCCCCGCGCTCTTCGCGGTCTGTGCCGTCATCCTCGTGCTGTTCGCGGTGGGGCTGGTGGCCATGACGAAGAGGATCCCGAAACCCGGCGGGTTCTTCACCTTCGTCGGCCACGGCCTCGGCAAGCCGGCCGGCCTCTCGGCGGCGTACCTCGCCCTCCTCACGTACACGACCATCCAGATCGCCGTCCACGGCTATGTGGGATACCTCATCGGGGCCTCGATCGCCGCGCTCGGCGGGCCGGATATCCCCTGGTGGATCTATTCGCTCGCGATCATCCTCATCGTCGGTGCGCTCGGCTACCGGCACATCGACCTCAGCTCGAAGGTGCTCGGAGTGCTCCTGGTCTGCGAGGTCGGGATCGTGCTCGCGCTGGTGATCGCCGTTGTCGCGTCCGGCGGGCAGGAAGGGCTCTCGGTTGCGCCTTTCCTGCCGAGCGCTGTGCTGTCCGGCTCGCCGGGCATCGGCCTGATGTTCGCGTTCGCGGCATTCATCGGTTTCGAGTCGACAGTGATCTTCCGGGATGAGGCGAAGACACCGGACCGCACCATCCCCCGGGCCACCTACATCGCCGTGATCGGCGTCGGCGTCTTCTACACCCTCGCCTCCTGGGCGCTCGTCATGGCGTGGGGCCCGTCGAATGTGGTCGCCGAAGCCGCCAAGAATCCCGGCACGATGGTGATCACCACTACGCTGCGCTACCTCGGGCCGGTCGGCGAGATCATCCTGAACACGCTGCTCATCACGAGCATGTTCGCCTGCGTGCTCTCGTTCCACAACGTGATCTCGCGCTACCAGCACTCCATGTCGAACGCCGGTCTGCTGCCGAGCCGTGTGGGGGATGTGCACCCTCGTCACCTCTCGCCACACGTGTCGTCGCTCATCCAGACGATCACCGCTTTCGTGCTCATCGCCGTCTTCGCCGTTCTTGGCCTCGACCCGATCCTGCAGGTGTTCACCTGGTTCTCGGGAGTAGCGACCCTCGCAATTGCGCTTCTCATGGCGCTCACCTCGATCGCGGTGATCGTCTACTTCCGCACCACGAAGACCGATACCCGACTCTGGAACACCCTGGTCGCGCCGGCGCTCGGCTTCGTCGGACTCGTCGGGTCTGCGGTCGTCATCGGCGTCAACTTCCCGTTCCTGGTGGGAGACGTCAACGCGAAGGGTGCGCCGGTATTCGGGGCGGTGAGCGCCATCCTGCTCGGACTGATCGTCGTCTTCCCGCTGGCCGGACTCGTCCAGGCCGCCGTGCTCAAGCGGCGGAATGCCGCAGCCTACGAGACCATCACCGACGTCATCGCCGGCTGA
- a CDS encoding primary-amine oxidase, giving the protein MTMIDPITTIAGPLASLGVAEIERIRDIVTASELFTPTTRFAYVGLEEPHKLEVLDFLAGIADRPDRRARVMLLDMASGHSTDSVVSLDTGQIVTTSVLDGSTGQLPVLLEEFEAIGAIVAADPRWVAALEARGTSVDSVVCVPLSAGYYDYPEEVGRRILRVLAFRQDYPEDHPWAHPVDGLCAYVDASSRTITRLIDAGVMPIPAEGGNFDDPAVQGAPLTALKPISITQPEGPSFEVDGESVTWGNWKFDVGFDPREGLILRQLSFFDGVEQRPIMYRGSIAEMVVPYGDPSPVRFWQNYFDTGEYLFGRFTNSLALGCDCVGEIKYFDAVLADEVGNPQVIQNGICMHEEDFGTLWKHSDMFTGSNEVRRSRRLVISFFTTVGNYDYGFYWYLYLDGTIECEAKLTGILFTSSYVEGSPYASEVAPGLGAPYHQHHFSARLDMMVDGLSNAVDEVDAVRLPISETNPHGGAFTNSATRLSSEADASRLADASVGRAWHIVNTEKTNRLGRPTGYVLMPQQSPTLMADPASSIAERAAFTTKQLWVTQYDPAERYPAGDFVHQNPGGDGLPRYMAGDRSVDGEDIVLWHTFGPTHFPRPEDWPVMPTDYAKFTLKPYGFFDRNPALNVPPNASAHECSHGGEGHADHAGHQH; this is encoded by the coding sequence ATGACCATGATCGATCCCATCACCACGATCGCGGGACCACTCGCGAGCCTCGGCGTCGCCGAGATCGAGCGCATCCGTGACATCGTGACCGCAAGCGAGCTGTTCACCCCCACCACCCGGTTCGCCTATGTGGGGCTCGAGGAGCCGCACAAGCTCGAGGTGCTCGACTTCCTCGCCGGAATAGCCGATCGGCCCGACCGCCGGGCGCGCGTCATGTTGCTCGACATGGCCAGCGGGCACTCCACCGACAGTGTGGTCTCCCTCGACACCGGGCAGATCGTGACGACGAGCGTGCTCGACGGCAGCACCGGCCAGCTGCCCGTGCTGCTCGAGGAGTTCGAGGCAATCGGCGCGATCGTCGCGGCGGACCCACGATGGGTGGCGGCACTCGAGGCGCGCGGCACCTCCGTCGATTCTGTGGTCTGCGTGCCGCTCTCCGCGGGGTACTACGACTACCCGGAAGAGGTGGGCCGTCGCATCCTGCGCGTGCTCGCCTTCCGTCAGGACTATCCGGAAGATCACCCGTGGGCGCATCCGGTCGACGGGCTCTGCGCCTATGTGGACGCCTCGTCCCGCACCATCACCCGCCTCATCGATGCGGGCGTGATGCCCATCCCCGCCGAGGGCGGCAACTTCGACGACCCGGCGGTGCAGGGTGCTCCGCTCACCGCCCTCAAGCCGATCTCGATCACTCAGCCGGAAGGGCCGAGCTTCGAGGTCGACGGCGAGTCTGTCACCTGGGGCAATTGGAAGTTCGATGTGGGGTTCGATCCTCGGGAGGGCCTGATTCTTCGCCAGCTCTCGTTCTTCGACGGCGTCGAGCAGCGACCGATCATGTACCGCGGATCGATCGCCGAGATGGTGGTGCCCTACGGCGACCCCTCTCCGGTGCGCTTCTGGCAGAACTATTTCGACACCGGCGAGTACCTGTTCGGCCGGTTCACCAATTCGCTCGCGCTCGGCTGCGACTGTGTGGGCGAGATCAAGTACTTCGATGCGGTGCTCGCCGACGAGGTCGGCAACCCGCAGGTGATCCAGAACGGCATCTGCATGCACGAAGAGGACTTCGGCACCCTGTGGAAGCACAGCGATATGTTCACCGGGTCGAACGAGGTGCGTCGTTCCCGCCGCCTGGTCATCAGCTTCTTCACCACGGTGGGCAACTACGACTACGGCTTCTACTGGTACCTGTACCTCGACGGCACGATCGAATGCGAGGCCAAGCTCACGGGCATCCTCTTCACGTCGTCGTATGTGGAGGGCAGCCCCTATGCGAGCGAGGTCGCGCCGGGGCTGGGGGCGCCATACCACCAGCATCACTTCAGCGCTCGCCTCGACATGATGGTGGACGGACTCTCCAATGCGGTGGACGAAGTGGATGCAGTGCGCCTTCCGATCAGCGAAACGAACCCTCACGGAGGCGCATTCACCAACAGCGCGACGCGTCTCTCGAGCGAAGCGGATGCGAGCCGGCTCGCGGACGCCTCCGTCGGTCGCGCCTGGCACATCGTCAACACCGAGAAGACGAACCGACTCGGCAGGCCGACCGGCTATGTGCTGATGCCACAGCAGTCGCCGACGCTGATGGCCGACCCCGCGTCATCCATCGCCGAGCGGGCGGCCTTCACCACCAAGCAGCTCTGGGTGACCCAGTACGACCCGGCGGAGCGTTACCCTGCCGGCGACTTCGTGCACCAGAATCCCGGGGGAGACGGCCTGCCGCGCTACATGGCTGGCGACCGATCGGTGGACGGTGAGGACATCGTGCTGTGGCACACCTTCGGGCCGACGCACTTCCCCCGGCCGGAGGACTGGCCGGTGATGCCGACGGACTACGCCAAATTCACGCTCAAGCCCTATGGCTTCTTCGATCGCAACCCCGCGCTCAACGTGCCGCCGAACGCGTCGGCACACGAATGCTCGCACGGCGGCGAGGGTCACGCAGATCACGCCGGCCACCAGCACTAG
- a CDS encoding SRPBCC domain-containing protein: MSVNVREMACSPEDVFAVLADGWVFTTWVVGASRMRDVDENWPAVGSALQHSFGVWPALINDETTVLECDPPRHLVMQPKGWPLGEAKVVIDVKARGNGSVVRIEEFAVAGPASWIPRPVLDFALYRRNVETLQRLAFIAEGRSDDRAVRRMTSG, from the coding sequence ATGTCGGTGAACGTACGCGAGATGGCCTGCAGCCCGGAAGACGTCTTCGCGGTGCTCGCGGACGGATGGGTATTCACGACCTGGGTGGTGGGGGCCTCGCGCATGCGAGACGTCGACGAGAACTGGCCCGCCGTCGGTTCTGCCCTGCAGCATTCCTTCGGAGTCTGGCCGGCGCTCATCAATGATGAGACCACGGTGCTCGAATGCGACCCGCCCCGGCACTTGGTGATGCAGCCGAAGGGATGGCCGCTGGGCGAGGCGAAGGTGGTGATCGACGTCAAGGCCCGCGGCAACGGCAGCGTGGTGCGAATCGAGGAATTCGCCGTCGCGGGGCCGGCCTCGTGGATACCGCGCCCCGTGCTCGACTTTGCACTGTATCGGCGGAACGTCGAGACGCTGCAGCGTCTGGCTTTCATCGCCGAAGGCAGGTCGGACGATCGGGCCGTCCGAAGAATGACGAGCGGATGA